In a single window of the Luteolibacter sp. Y139 genome:
- a CDS encoding 23S rRNA (pseudouridine(1915)-N(3))-methyltransferase RlmH, which translates to MRVRILAAGKPALAYAKSGVEEYLKRLGRYGSYELDYLKAGDSATVSAALLERSAGNFRIAMDERGEVLGTQAWADKFASLEMRGDVKAVSFLIGASDGHTEELRRTCDAVWSLSRLTMQHELALVVLLEQLYRVATLRRGEPYHR; encoded by the coding sequence GTGCGCGTCCGCATCCTCGCCGCCGGAAAACCTGCCCTGGCTTACGCCAAGAGCGGCGTGGAAGAGTATCTCAAGCGCCTGGGCCGCTACGGCAGCTACGAACTGGATTATCTGAAGGCCGGCGACTCCGCGACGGTCTCCGCCGCCTTGTTAGAGCGGTCGGCGGGAAACTTCCGCATCGCCATGGACGAGCGCGGCGAAGTGCTCGGCACCCAGGCATGGGCGGACAAGTTCGCCAGCCTCGAAATGCGCGGCGACGTGAAGGCCGTCAGCTTCCTGATCGGAGCCTCGGACGGCCACACGGAAGAGCTGCGCCGGACCTGCGATGCCGTCTGGTCGCTCTCCCGCCTGACGATGCAGCACGAGCTGGCACTGGTCGTCCTGCTGGAACAGCTCTACCGCGTCGCCACGCTGAGGCGCGGCGAACCGTATCACCGTTAG
- a CDS encoding EF-hand domain-containing protein, whose amino-acid sequence MKRLALLPFLLAAASCANQEEHTEAAQGRKMMSLLEKFDRFDYNGNGSLTRKEIDQGVREAGAGTTKLSPAELDTMMKHYDVNKDGKVTRWEAERVIDLPVPEVH is encoded by the coding sequence ATGAAACGCCTCGCCTTGCTGCCTTTCCTGCTCGCCGCTGCCTCCTGCGCCAATCAAGAGGAACACACCGAGGCCGCCCAAGGCCGCAAGATGATGTCGCTGTTGGAGAAGTTCGACCGCTTCGACTACAACGGCAATGGCAGCCTGACCCGCAAGGAGATCGACCAAGGAGTCAGAGAGGCCGGTGCCGGCACGACGAAGCTTTCCCCGGCCGAGCTCGATACGATGATGAAGCACTACGACGTCAACAAGGACGGCAAGGTGACTCGCTGGGAAGCCGAGCGCGTGATCGACCTGCCGGTGCCGGAGGTTCATTGA